The genomic region CGAGCAGAAACTTTACTCGAATGCAAGCGAACTATGGGTATTATCTAAAAAAGACCGCGATCTTTTAAGTTCTTTATTTTCAATTGGTAGTGAAAAGCTTATTGTAAAGCCTCCAAAAGCTAGTAGCTTCGTTTATCAAGTGAAACGTCGAGCGGAAAAAATAGAAAAGAAAAGTCTTTTATTCTGGGCTGCTATGGAAAGACCAGAAAACGAGCAAGCAATTCTTAACTTCGTTGACAAATGTTTTAAAAAACTGCTTCAGCAAGATCGAAATTTCAAACTTTATATAGTCGGCTCTAATCCTTCTAAAAAAGTTTTGGCACTTGCAGGCAAACACATTACAGTTACAGGTTTCGTTGAAGATCCAACTATTTTCTTTGAAAAGGCAGAGATCGGAATAGTTCCACTTTTGAAGGGAGGAGGAGTCAAAATAAAAACTCTGGAAATGCTGGAAGCTGGGTTACCTGTTGTTGCTACATCTATAGGTGCTGAAGGAGTCGTATCTCCAGATAAAAAACTAATAGTAAGCGATAGTTTTGAAAATTGGTTTGAACTGCTTACAAAAGAATTGAAGAACTCTGTAGTTGCTGGAGTAGTATAAATAGAAAAAGCATATGTTTAAAAAACTAGAGTAAATGGCTAAAGTTTTCTAACAATCTCGTTGTTATTTTATTTCAGCAAACAAGTATGAATAATCCCTTTACTCAGGTACAGCAAGTAAATTTTTTAGATATAGGCTGTAGTGGTCCACTAGATCCAAAATGGTCTGATTTAGTACAACTACTAGCATACACTGGCTTCGAGCCAAACGCTAGTGAATGCAAGCGCTTGAGTCGCGAGCCTCATCCATACAAGTCAACTTGTTACCTACCTTTTGCTATCTCTGGAGAGCAAGGAGATCGGGTAATGTACAAAACACATCACCCTTTCTGCTAT from Chroococcidiopsis sp. SAG 2025 harbors:
- a CDS encoding glycosyltransferase family 4 protein; protein product: MSKVLFISAHAPTRQYPQAGQKIAFMNLAKYAALHEVVDVIVIANTTEIVVAKDLQIEFGDSLYTYPITKFKKAINCLKYYQAPLKFASRFNKVASRKIQELLVAKTYDVIHFEYSHAAVYLDIVKKYIDPKQTKIVISIHDVLTQVWLRQSVKSSFFDLEVARIFRYEQKLYSNASELWVLSKKDRDLLSSLFSIGSEKLIVKPPKASSFVYQVKRRAEKIEKKSLLFWAAMERPENEQAILNFVDKCFKKLLQQDRNFKLYIVGSNPSKKVLALAGKHITVTGFVEDPTIFFEKAEIGIVPLLKGGGVKIKTLEMLEAGLPVVATSIGAEGVVSPDKKLIVSDSFENWFELLTKELKNSVVAGVV